The following nucleotide sequence is from Fructobacillus americanaquae.
TTAGCTTGATCTGCTTGTGCATTTTGATAGTCAATCTTCACGTTTTTGCCGGCAGTGTAACCACCAGCAGCTAGACCAGCCACAACTCCTTGGTGAATTTGATCCAAGGCAGGATGAGTGACTAACTGCAAAATTCCCACAGTGGGGATGCCTTTTTTCGAACTAGTGTTCGTGTTACCAGTGGTGAAAAAGGCAACGACTAGGAAAAGGGCGATGAATGATGTCACGGTTAGTAGACGCTTATTCATTTTTTACTCCTTCATACTTCTAATATACTGGCCCAGACAAGTTTTAGACAAAAAGAAAAGCCTGCCTGGGTATTATGATTAAACCCAAACAGACTTTTAATGAATTGCAGTATTGCAAAAGAGCCGGTTGGGACAAAACTGTTGTCACAGCTTGTCCAAACGACGAGCTGCTTTCCTACCGGCGCCACCATTGGCGGTTAGATTGTGAAGCAAACTGACGCATACGCGACTCCTTAAAACATTTAAAAGTTAAGTTAAGCATACAAGACGGGACTAGGCCTGTCAAGAAAAATGAAAAAATTATCAGAAGAGGCGACAATCAACCTTAAGAGAAGATTAGTCTTGGAAGAAACGGAAACGTACGTCTTCTGCTAAGTAGTCTTTCTCACTTGCAGGGGCAACGATTGATCCAAATGGCATTTGACCACGCAAGGTCCAGTTTTCAGGCAAGTTAAATTCCTTGGCGACGGCAGCATCAATCAATGGGTTATAGTGTTGCAATGAGGCACCAAGACCTTCTTCTGCTAAGCGCAACCAAACAGCGTAAAGCGAGATACCAACTGCTTCTTCAGCCCAATCAGGGAAGTTGTTAGCGTAAAGTGGGAAGCCTTCTTGCAAGCCCTTGACGATGTTTGTGTCAGTATAGAACAAAACAGTACCAAAACCGGCCTTGAAAGCACCATCAACCTTGGCCTTCGTAGCAGCAAAGGCTTCTTCATCAGCAGAAACCTTCTTGAGTTCAGCTAACGTGATTTCCCACAAACGCTCGTGAGCGGCACCAGTCAAAACAACGGCTTGCGTTGATTGTGAATTAAAAGCTGATGGTGTGTTTGCAATGGCTTCTTTAATAATTGTGTTCAGTTCTTCAGGAGTTTTTGAAACGTCCTTACCAAGGGCATAAATTGAACGACGCTTTTTTTGCAAATCTAAAAATTCTGACATAATCTGTCTCCTTATTTACTGTATTTTTTAAAAGTACAACTCTATGTTATAATAGACATTAGAAAAAGACAAGGACTAATTTTTATGAAACCATCATTACGATTAACAAATGCGCTCCACATCCTTGTTTATGTGGCAACTGCGCGACCAACAGATTCATTGAGCTCTGCTACGATTGCGAGTTCAATTAATACGAACCCGTCACGTGTCCGGGCACTTTTAGCTGAATTACAGAATGCTAATATTCTGTGTCGGCAGGGTCCTTATCCTGGCCGTCCTGTACTTGCAAAAAATAGTAAGGACATTACCTTTGCAGAGGTTTTGCAGGCCGTTGAGGATTGTGCGGCAGTTTTTGCTTTAGATAAACATACCAACCCTGATTGTCCAGTCGGTTCTTCAATTGGTTCGGCCCTGTCAAAGTATTATGGCGAAATTGATCAAGCCGTGATGGCCGTGATGGGAGAAATGACCCTTTTTGATCTTATCGAAGACGTTAAAAAGAATCAAACGCTACCAATTTGAGCATTGAAAGCGTGATAGAATCTTCTTATGTAGAAAGTAGGCGTGGTCATGACGGTTGAAACAAATCGAAAAATTGAAGGATTGGTTGTTTTCTTTGGAGGTGCCCTTGGTGGGCTCCTGCGCTATGTATTAAGCTTTACGCCAGTAATCGGACAATGGCCATTGACGACGATGTTGATTAACTGGTTGGGGGCTTTTTTGTTGGCCTTCTTGGGCGCTTATTTGGTTGGCAAGATGGAACGGCCGGCATACTGGCAGTCGTTTTTAGGGACTGGTATTATGGGTGGGTTCACGACCTTTGGGACCATGATTTTGCAGACTTTCCATCTTGGCTTGCATCAACCAATCTTAGCTGTTTCTTATCTTTTCTTTTCTCTATTTGGTGGTCTGGCACTAGCACTTGCTGGACAATTGATCGCTCAAGAATGTTTGAAACAAAAACAAAAGGGGGCCAGCCATGCTTGAAAACTACTTACTGGTGATGATTGGCGCGGGGCTGGGCGCCCTTTTACGGTATCTGTTACTGATTTGGTGGCCGCAGCGCTTTGATTTTTTGACCGGAGTTTGGGCGGTTAATATCCTTGGATCATTTTTACTTGGTGCTCTTTCAAGTATTGGCCAAGGTGCCCACGCCGTCCTTTTGACGCAAACCGGTTTTTTGGGTGGATTAACAACATTCTCAACAATGATGACCCAGGCCAAACAAAGAGAGGGCCTCTGTCAGCAACTTCTTTATTTATTTGTCCAGGTTCTAGCGGGTGCCATCGCCTTCTTCTTAGGTCAAGTGCTAGTGGGGGCCGTTCGTTAGTTTAGTATGGTAAAATAGCCCTTAAGATTAGGAGCAACTTATGACAAAGAAAACAGCAATAATTGTGGATTCATCGGCGGCGTTGCCGGCCGAAATCCGCCGTTCATATGGAATTGAGGAAGTTTCAATTCCGATTTTGTTTGGCCAAGAAACTTATATGGGTGGTCAGGATTTAACTTCTCTAGCTGATTTGGTCGAATTAATGACTAAAAAAGACGTTTTGCCAACGACATCGCAACCAAGTCCGGCTGAATGGGAGCAGGCCTTGAACCAAGCGGTTCAAGCAGGCTATACAGAAGCAATCATCATCACTTTGTCTTCCGGGATTTCAGGCGCTTTTCAAACGGCAAAATTGGTTGCTGCTGGTTTTACTGGCCTTGAAGAAATTCTTGTAGTCGATTCCAAATTGACTAACATGGGTCAGGCCAGTCAAGCGTTATTGGCAGCCAAATTAGCCGAAAAGGGGCGTACTTTGGCTGAAATCGATCAAGCCCTCTCGGACTTCCGTAAGAACCTTGGGGTTCGTTTGGTCGTCAACGATATTTCGCATCTGAAGCGAACAGGGCGCCTATCCCGTGGGCAAGCCCTAATTGGCGGTCTATTAAATATTAAGCCAATTTTGTCCTTTGATATCGTTTTAGACGGGAAGATTGGAGCCGTTGGCAAGGCTCGGAAAATGTCTGGGGCGAAGGAACAAATCCAAGAAGCCTTTGAGGACTACCTAAAAGTTGCTGATTTTCCTGTGCGAGCCTACATCATTGACGGTAATAATGCTAAATTAGGGGATAAATGGCTGAAGGATTTTCAGTCAAAGTATCCGACAGTCGCCTTTGAACGGGCAAGTATGGATCCTGTGATTGGTGTGCATACCGGTGATGGGGCAATGGCCGTCATTTGGTCACAAGACTGGCAGGTCATGGCAAAAGAAGATTGAGATAGTTATTTAGAGTAAATAAAAAGCCAGCCGAATGGCTGACTTTTTAGTAAGCAGAAAAATAGTAGTTAATGCCTAACAATTAGGATGTCTTAGGCAACTTTCTTGATACCCAAGGCAGGGTCAAGTTCGCCACGACGACCAGACAATGAGTAGCGTAAGTACTTTTCATTGACGTCGATGGTCATTTCTTCATCCATTTGGTCGGTTGAATAAGGCTTAGCATAAATTTCGCCAAGGTTTGAGTCAATTTTAGCACCAAATTCCGACAAATCCGCATCCTTATTAACGAATAAGAGGTTGAATGACAAAGCCAAGGTGCAGTTCGCTTCATCTGAGAATGGTCCAACGCCATCATCGAAATCTAGGACCATCTTGACGTCGTCGCCCAAAAACTTCTGCAAACGCTCAGTTGCTGCTGGTGTAAAAGTCAATTTCATAAAATATTCCTCCAATTCATCTTTAAATA
It contains:
- a CDS encoding nitroreductase family protein — protein: MSEFLDLQKKRRSIYALGKDVSKTPEELNTIIKEAIANTPSAFNSQSTQAVVLTGAAHERLWEITLAELKKVSADEEAFAATKAKVDGAFKAGFGTVLFYTDTNIVKGLQEGFPLYANNFPDWAEEAVGISLYAVWLRLAEEGLGASLQHYNPLIDAAVAKEFNLPENWTLRGQMPFGSIVAPASEKDYLAEDVRFRFFQD
- a CDS encoding Rrf2 family transcriptional regulator; its protein translation is MKPSLRLTNALHILVYVATARPTDSLSSATIASSINTNPSRVRALLAELQNANILCRQGPYPGRPVLAKNSKDITFAEVLQAVEDCAAVFALDKHTNPDCPVGSSIGSALSKYYGEIDQAVMAVMGEMTLFDLIEDVKKNQTLPI
- a CDS encoding fluoride efflux transporter FluC; its protein translation is MTVETNRKIEGLVVFFGGALGGLLRYVLSFTPVIGQWPLTTMLINWLGAFLLAFLGAYLVGKMERPAYWQSFLGTGIMGGFTTFGTMILQTFHLGLHQPILAVSYLFFSLFGGLALALAGQLIAQECLKQKQKGASHA
- a CDS encoding fluoride efflux transporter FluC, with the protein product MLENYLLVMIGAGLGALLRYLLLIWWPQRFDFLTGVWAVNILGSFLLGALSSIGQGAHAVLLTQTGFLGGLTTFSTMMTQAKQREGLCQQLLYLFVQVLAGAIAFFLGQVLVGAVR
- a CDS encoding DegV family protein, whose amino-acid sequence is MTKKTAIIVDSSAALPAEIRRSYGIEEVSIPILFGQETYMGGQDLTSLADLVELMTKKDVLPTTSQPSPAEWEQALNQAVQAGYTEAIIITLSSGISGAFQTAKLVAAGFTGLEEILVVDSKLTNMGQASQALLAAKLAEKGRTLAEIDQALSDFRKNLGVRLVVNDISHLKRTGRLSRGQALIGGLLNIKPILSFDIVLDGKIGAVGKARKMSGAKEQIQEAFEDYLKVADFPVRAYIIDGNNAKLGDKWLKDFQSKYPTVAFERASMDPVIGVHTGDGAMAVIWSQDWQVMAKED
- a CDS encoding iron-sulfur cluster biosynthesis family protein, which codes for MKLTFTPAATERLQKFLGDDVKMVLDFDDGVGPFSDEANCTLALSFNLLFVNKDADLSEFGAKIDSNLGEIYAKPYSTDQMDEEMTIDVNEKYLRYSLSGRRGELDPALGIKKVA